The Anolis carolinensis isolate JA03-04 chromosome 2, rAnoCar3.1.pri, whole genome shotgun sequence genome contains the following window.
gttggataagtgagactctactgtagttattagttatacttttaaaaatagtaaatcTCAAGcctctaccaatccccatggctgccggttaactgagaatctactcTAATGAGCTCAAGGTTTGTGCCTTTTCAAATCCTTGTTCTTGCCACTATCAGGTTATGTTCCAGTATCCTTATACTGACATTTCCTGCGTGGGACGACGCCTGGACAACAACAATCTGTTTGCCTTCTGCAGTGTGTAAGTTTAATATGTACATGTATTGTATTATGCCTGTTCCCATAATATAGTACCAGTAATGGCATTTAACATGAAGCTAGTGAATTTTTCCCTGCACCTCAGTGCTTGCTCAGTCAACTTAAAAACCCTGCATCTTCTAAAAAGCTAAATCTGTATGTTCTTAAAAGCATACTCTTCCACTTGTGCTTCTAAATTGACCAAGCCCTCCTTCAGTTGATACCTTATTGCAGTTCTTCTCAGGTGATCTCATGTGGGGGACTGTAGTTGGTGCCAATGAGCATTTGGATTGGCAGCTGATGCCATATAGGCCAGAATTGGTCCATTTAGATAGCACCACACTGTGGCACTTTACCTGAGAAAACACAACCTGGACCTATGTTCTTTAGGAACACAAAAAAGCACATTAGGGGCACATCTGCTTTTCAATCATTTAGCAAGACTTGTTGatttatcctgccttttccccctAGTATAAGACTTATATAAGGaaccaagaattaaaatatatcaCAGCCACACTAACTTAAATGTATTGGCTATGTTGTGATCTCATATGTACTTCCTTTATGCAGGGCGTCACCAGAATCTTCAGAGCACAGCAACTTTGACTGTTTTGTATTTGAATCAGATTCTGAAGAAGTATGTCAAGAAATCATCCAAAGAATTGGTGAGGATATATGTACTTTTCAGTATAACTTTGGGTAAATAGTAGTAAGATCATTATATTAGTTAAGCAAATTGTATCCATTTGTTGTCTTTTGCTGGAATAGCCACTGCTGGTAGAGCACCCCCCACCACCCTGACTAATTATAAGAAAAAGTTGAAATCGCATTGTGTGAAAACTGCCACTCAGATAAGGGTTTCCACTATTtgagtttatacagtagagtctccctcatccaacattctgcattatccaatatagtctgccttttagtagtcaatgtttttgtaatccgTTTTTTCAGTACAtcgagatgttttggtgctaaatccgtaaatacagcaattactacataacattaccgtgtattgaactgttttttctgacaATTTGGTGTAaacatgatttggtgcttaatttgtaaaatgtcatttgatgtttaataggcttttccttaatccctcctgattatccaacatttttgcttatccaacattctgccggcccatttatgttggataagtgagattctactgtatttcaaaatgctAAAGGCTTGACCACTTAGTATGAAGAAATTAGACATACTAACTCCCCGAGGCACCTAAGTAATACTTTCATAATGTAGTTTTAGCATATTTCGAAAAGCTTAAAAGGTTTTCCATGTTGGCTCCCTTTTAGCATCcatcaaataaatatttttaagatTCAAGCTAAATCTTTATAGTTGTTCTCAGCATGTAATATCCAAAAGATGATTGCTCCATAGCCAGATGTAAATCTTGCCAAACTGAAGTTCTGCACAGTTGTAGCGACATATTTGTTTCCTTAGCTGCTGGATTTAAACGCACAGAATGGTTTGTCTGAAAAGAGACGTGTTGATTTAGTGCTGGGATTCTGCCAATAACTTCCTTCTGGAACTCCACTGGCCAGCAAGGATCCCCTTCCAGTCAGTGACACCTTGGCAAGTGAGCTCTTGGATTAATGCAATACTGGAAATGGATTAGAATTTTGCACTGGACATACTATTTTGGATACATCTTCTACCAGACTCGGGTTTACTTCTGCTTTTTCATATTTGCACTGACACTTTCAAAATTTGGAATAAAATTAAGCGCAAGCCATATATTTGCATACTGTTTGTATTAACCAAAATGTCTACATTGAAAATGATACAAGAGTAAAGCCATTAAATAATTTGCTGCATAGCAAAACAATTCTATTTCTCAATATATACTGTGACTCAACTTTCTATTCATACCGGCCTAAatcattgttagctccagctataATGGCCTCAGTGAACCAGTGGAACTCTTATTTTTGCAGAAGTCCTACTGATCCAATGAGTTATGTTCATAGGAACCAGCAACCTGACTTAGGCTAGCTTTAAAGTCAAACCTTGGAATCTAAACACTTAAAATTTCCACACAAACACCTTGAATAACAGCATCCACCTCAAGGAGTCATTACTAGGAAGCTAGGTACGGAAGCCTCCACCCACGAGCAATTAACAAGCTGTCTTTGTTTTAATTATAGGCTAAGCTGCCTCAAACTTTGGTTAATATACATGTGATAATATAACTTCAAGGATAAGAATGCAGACGAGCTGTTTTCATCAAAAAAGCAAGGTACCCCAAGAAGCCTATTAATGAAAGGCAGCAGTATAGGAAATTTCTTTTAAGCAATAAATTTCCTAAGCTCAAATTTTCATTGGGTGTTTATTGTCATCTAATTAGTTCTGGTAGTATTCTATAACTTTAAGAAACTAATAGTAGTATTGCTCAGTTCTCATTTTGTTCTTTAAATTACTGTCACTTGCTCTTTTTTGGTCACTTAATTACTGGAACTGGGATTGTATACAAAACAAGGAACATGTTTACTTGATTAAAGTATATAAAAGATAGCAATACTACTTTTCCCACAACAATGACAAGACTCCTTGTGTGAATgtaaaacatttaatttaaaaatgttgacactacaatatataaaatagctATTATAAATGCACATAGTGTATTCTATAGCTGCCAGGTTTTACGTTTTTAGGAAACTGTAAGTTACACTGTGGTTAAGACTTGTAGTTTTACCCTTCTCTGAAAGTCCATTCTATCACAGTGGTGTATGGTCAAACTTAACAGCCCCAACTGTTAAACACTTGGATCAAGTTATAACCAGTTTTATTGCAAAAGGACCCTGTACACATTTATATCAATTCTAGTACCTTACAATTTTAGCTACCCAACAAGTCATTAACATACAGAAACATGCATGAAAAGCAAGAAAGATCACCCATCCCTTCTGCATATTAGCAATTTGTCACTGCTGAGCAACAAGGCTCACATCACTGAGTTTTATGTGAACAGTCACTTTTAGCATTCATCCTGAGTGAAAGATGGAATGACTTAAGTACAAATGTAACATATTATAAACAATTTCATACAAAAAAGTCACAAATTGAAACCAAAGTATTTTACAGAATTTACTACAAAACACCACAAAAACTGCATCTGCTCAAGCCCTCTCTCCCCGTATCCTACGAGCCAACTGGATGTCTTTGGGCATGATGGTGACTCTCTTGGCATGGATGGCACACAGATTTGTGTCTTCAAAGAGGCCCACCAGATACGCTTCACTGGCCTCCTATTTTAAGACAAAGAGAGACACTGTTAGGAAGCACAAGCACTTTGAATAATCCCTTCCCTGTATTCAATACAGAATTTGTCATTAGTTCTCGAAAACAACCATACCTGCAGCGCACCAATGGCCGCACTCTGGAATCTCAAGTCTGTCTTGAAATCTTGGGCAATCTCCCTTACCAACCTCTGGAATGGAAGCTTGCGAATCAAAAGTTCAGTGGATTTTTGATAACGCCGAATCTCACGTAGGGCTACAGTACCGGGCCTAAAGAAATACAGACACAAATGTACTACAGAACATAAGCAATGCCACAGTATCTAATCCAGAAACTTCTTGTGGTATTCTAACACAAATATCTCATAGACACAGCATTAATAACACCAGGAAAATATAGCAGAGCCCTTACAAGTCTAATCTTCTtgattgcatctccccctatacCAGTGTGgttgggaggccctcctctcacttctgccACCTTCTCAAGCATGGATGGTAGGGATGAGGGTCTTCCCACTGGTGGCCCCCCAACTTttgaactcccttcccaggaagATTACACAAGCCCCCCAGTGTCCTCCTTTCGTAAGGAACTGAAAAATTATGTTCCAAGAAGCTTTCAAGGAGTAATCCCTAGGCCCAGTCCCTAATCTCCTAATCTGTTTTCACCTCTTCCCCAGCCCTGTGATCCGGTTTGCGCTAACCCTTGCCCAGTCCTTTTAATTAGACCCTTTTCAGTAGTCTTGACCATTGGACTCCTGAACCTtgcctgatgggagttgtgatgtaattgattttatatattttattcttaATGTGTTTTGTTGtggtttctgtatttttttttatttttcattctttattTGTTGTCATTGTTTCATAAGTTACagttgtttaaaatgtttaatgaggctttgtcttgatgtaaactgtttgtatggttttctttgggcattgaatgACTGCCATATTtgaccctttggggagatagggcagtctacaaataaagtttattattattattagcaactaTATACAACTGTTGATTACACAAACCATGCTAGCATGAGTCATCTTATAAAAAAGCATGCTCCCATCTTCTAAAACCCCATCCTTTCCCCAGATACCCTTCCAGAATTCACTGCTTTGGGGccatctttgaaaaaaaaaaataaatacctGTAGCGATGAGGTTTCTTGACTCCACCAGTGGAGGGAGCACTTTTCCTGGCAGCTTTGGTAGCCAGTTGTTTACGTGGAGCTTTGCCTCCGGTGGATTTACGGGCAGTCTGCTTGGTACGGGCCATTTCCTCTTACGTTTCTCTTCAGGAGGAAAGAGAGATGATGTCACCAACGCGGTAATAGAAGGGCGGGTTGCCCGGTATTGCGCCCCAGAGCGGGAGATAAAGGAATTTCCCCGTCTGTCTGCCGCGGAAGCCCTCCCCCTCCCGCGGGACGGACCTGAGAGGAGGCTTAGCAGTGGCGGCAGATGCCAGCGGGCAGCCCCCTCCGCGCGGCACACGGCCAACTGAAGAACCATACCGCGCACGCGCAGAACGGGGCTACAGACGAGCCCAACGTTCTCTACCGTTGCTCTCCCCCGTCACTGCGTTGCCAGGGAAACGCTCTCCCGACCCCCCCCCCGGGCTTCACCCTCCCCCAGCCCACTACAAAACACCCTCAAGAAGTAACGACTCCATAACCCATTTCCACTCATTAATACACACTCCCGCCGCATGCCCAAACTCACCGCTTTCGGAGACAATTggcttttttacaaaaaaaaaatcccgctTCCGCGCTAAGCTCCTGCTCTATACGTCCAGCTCCTCCGACAAAGATCCAATAACTGCCTCCTCCCAAGCGCGGGGACGCTATTTATATAGGGAGGGGCCCCAGAACGTCATGATCTCACAATACCGAAATGCGGCGCGCGGAACCATTGGTGCTTGCCTCCGCCGGCGCCGTGACGTCAACCGACACAAAGGCCATTTTCCCGGATCTCGCACGTGATTGGGCGAAACCTCGACATCCCATTGGTTGTTAAAGCAGCGCGCCGATTGGTCCCCATCAGCAAAAGCGAGCCAATGAAAATTAGTCCCGAGCTGCTGCCTCCGATTGGGCGACAGAAAACATAGTTTGGATCCTACTTTTTGTTGCAAAGCTCCACAATGGAAAGTCAATGGGAAAGAAAAGCCGTCTGCCTTCGCTGTCCCAGACCCAGTGGAGAGAGCAAATGTAGGAAAACAGAACCCCGCACGTGGGGGGGGGACGGGAAATGAAATGACGGGCAGCAACGTTGCGGCCATATGTGGTGGTGCACTTCAGGTGTTGCAGCGACACATCAAGCGTTACATTTACATGTTTACTTGACGTTTTAGTAGATTTGGAAGCGAGTACTTATTAATTAAGCAATATTGCATAAGCCACAACATAGAAATGTTAATTCTTCAAATTAATACTATACCTATGATATTCCAACGTCAGCAAACTCATCCTGTCACAAAACAACACTGAGGAAATTAAAGTTTTTAGTTGCTAGAATTCAAATACTTTGGCAGGGGACCCTATGAGTTTACCATATACCTGTAGGATCACACACCCCCATGGTTATGAGCAATACGCATCACATGTTTGctaagtttgttttaaaaatgggaaGGTATCCATTGTGCACAAATAAACAGCTATTTCATCTTTATTATAGAGAAGATTCACTATGTTCAAGGTTAGGGCTTCATGCTGTGGCCTGCTGTAAAACACACTGAGAAGTATGCTTGTGCATATGTGCCTTAAAGTTGCCCAATAATTGAATGGCTGCCACATAAATTGcatggggttttcttaagcaagacatactcaaaggtgattttgccagttccttcctctgaaatacagcatcTGGGATTCATTGACAGTCTCCCTCCCAGTACTCACTATTGACCCTCTTTACCTTCCTAGATCAGACATGATCTGGTGCTTTACAGTATCTAGGCCACTGAAAAGAATACTGCATACAATGTATTGAAATACATGTCTATTTTGTATACATCTTTTATGAATGATCTGCAGCTTAGGCTAAAAAGAAAAAGctatccaaatacagtagagtctcacttatccaagcctcgcttatccaagcctctggataatctaagctatttttgtagtcaatgttttcagtatatcgtgatattttggtgctaaattcataaatacagtaattacaacataacattactgcgtattgaactactttttctgtcaaatttgttgtataacatgaagttttggtgcttaatttgtaaaatcttaacctaatttgatgtttaacaggcttttccttaaaccctccttattatccaagatattcacttatccaagcttctgctggcccatttagcttggataagtgagactctactgtatacgaaTTCTTGTTAATATGCAGGATTTCACAATCTGTTATGTTATTTTCTCTGTTGCTTTACAAAGTAATAAAGTAGCCAGGAAAGCAATCACAAAATCTTTATTTGAttgactgctttttattaaggATCAATCTGTCATAGAAGCAAGAATAATTTTCCACAAATTGAGGCTTGAAACAATGGAGCACATGCTTTACACCTTACTAAATTGTAATTCAACTGGCTCATAGAATTGTAATTACACAGATAAATGCGAACCTGTGTGTACAaatattccattttaaaatagGTCTAAACAGATGTGATTAAATAGCACTGATTTTAGGCATTTTTTATGAGTGAGCATCTCAAAAGAAAACATTTGTATATTATTTAAATTGCAATCCTGCAACTCAGGAGAATAATGGAGTGCAGTCCCAGCGGGCCTTGCTAAACACAGTCAGtagtaaggaatgctgggagtccCCGTTCAGCAAtcactggagggccacataatttCAACCCATGCCATACACACTGAGCTTCATGTACGTGCCAACAGGGTTTAATTCTAAGTATGCCTTTGTAAACATATAtcattctgggttgttgtgcattttccgggctgtatggccatgttccagaataacttctggaacatggccatacagccatggccatacagcccagaaaatgcacaacaacccagtgattccggccatgaaagccttcgacaacacatatataaTTCTGTTCCTAGAACACCTCAGCTTCCTAGACCAGATATTACAGTTCTGCCACGTGCATTCTCTCTCTTTCAAATAAAAGGTCTGTCCCCAAACTATAGTGTGAATTAAATTCCACAACCCAAAGATTTTTATTTCACATAACAATATTTAaactttttgtttgctgtgaaACACT
Protein-coding sequences here:
- the LOC100563591 gene encoding histone H3.3A; protein product: MARTKQTARKSTGGKAPRKQLATKAARKSAPSTGGVKKPHRYRPGTVALREIRRYQKSTELLIRKLPFQRLVREIAQDFKTDLRFQSAAIGALQEASEAYLVGLFEDTNLCAIHAKRVTIMPKDIQLARRIRGERA